The window TGATGTTATGGGGTGTAAAACAAGGAGAGATATTTTAAATCTTTTAACAGAAGAACCCCGCTTTGTCAGTGAGATTTCTAAAGAGCTTGAAATCGGACAGAAAGCAATTATTGAGCATCTTAGAGCAATGGAAGAGCTTGGAATGCTCACATCATCCTTCAAAAAGATAGAAAGGGGTAGGCCCCGTAAATATTACGGAATAACTCAGGATATAGAGATTAAGATATTTATAGGTCCTGATTCTATTAAGATGAATGTAATAGGTGAAGAATTTTCTGAACTTCGTGCAGTTGAAGAGAAATTGCAGATGGGTCAAGAGGGAGCTGTTGATGAGCTCAAATTATTAATTGAAAAATATGATAGGGCTAAAAAATATGCTGAAAGTCTATTAAACCGAATAGAAGGTTAATAAACATATTTACCTATTTTTATCTGAAATTTTTAAGTTATATGGTATTCAAAAGGTTATGGGTATTTTATAAATATTGTATAATACTTATTTTTTAAATATTAGTAACTTATTTATAATCTAAGTTACAAATAAAAAGACTAACTAAAATTAATATTTAATTATTTTAAGAGGGCACATTGCTCATAATAATTAAATATCAATACTAATACTTTTTATTCTTCTTCTAACATTAATTGTGCCTTTAAGAATATTTTAGGTTGATATTAAAGATTAAATGGCTGAGGTGAAATAATGAATGAAGAAGAAAGAAAGAATGATGGAAGAAAAAAGAAGAAGAATGACTCAAGAGACTTCTGAAGAACGAAGAATGGAAACCGATGTATTAGAAGAAGAAAGGAAAAGGGAAGTTTGGACTGAAGCAGATAAAGTTACAACAAGCTTAAATGTTGAAAAAGAATATGAAAGGGGCAGAACGCCAAGGGTAGATTCTGATTTACCTACATTTAAAGGCGAAATACATGTAAATGAAGGATTGGAAGGCCGAGGTAAAAATCTACTTGGTGATAAACAATCCGGAGGATATTCCTGGACAAAGGGAAATGAATAAGTCCTAAAGAAATGTCAAGAAGAATAGGAAAAGGACAGTAAAAAACAAGATAAATACTCTTTTTTTATTTTTATTTAAATAACTTAACTTGATTTACAGTGCATAGCTGCTATTGCGGCCTGTCCAAGAGATACAGAACCATCTCCAGCACATGAATTGGTGTGCTGGATAAATTCAAAACCATTTTCTAATACAACATCTTTTATTGTTTTACTGATGGCTTCATTATAAAATACCCCGCCTGAACCTCCTATAATGTTAACTCCAGTTTTATCTGCAGCTTTTATTCCCAATTCTGCAAGTCCTGAGGCAACAGCATATTGAGCAGAACATGCAATGTCCTTTATGGACTTTCCTG of the Methanobacterium sp. genome contains:
- a CDS encoding ArsR family transcriptional regulator; the encoded protein is MDLEAILDVMGCKTRRDILNLLTEEPRFVSEISKELEIGQKAIIEHLRAMEELGMLTSSFKKIERGRPRKYYGITQDIEIKIFIGPDSIKMNVIGEEFSELRAVEEKLQMGQEGAVDELKLLIEKYDRAKKYAESLLNRIEG